From Watersipora subatra chromosome 8, tzWatSuba1.1, whole genome shotgun sequence, a single genomic window includes:
- the LOC137402346 gene encoding uncharacterized protein: MPVAQSSQESPKDSTQPSKQHIVALAKQPNQIGLLSMLLPVTILSGNGREMTVYSLLDNGSDTTYITENAVDQIKLKSYGEPEKVTICTLAGEETRYRKKYKFSIKGTGPAADSSSFSIVALEQKTIPHNENQIPTEKVPKSIPHLSHIAHLISPKLDLAVDMLIGRDNSHLLAPHESIIADASEPFAMRTVLGWTLCGGEPSADKLSLNCFATQNDEFHDINNQRNMSQNDMTFLKLLESGTKTTEDGSLSLPLPFTTTPYMPNNRSQALKRLKQLIKRLQDDATLKSEYCKFMQDMINSGHAEPVPDRSTLEGQKWYLPHFAVFHPKKQSLRAVFDASVRYGNRSLNEELLSRPDQMNSLPEKQRHTIRSILNSMTPKYSGQLTTEILHTAFMEITAAINNRPLSTISATDTEPVITINHLLSGKSQNTLPPPGEFTSDELYGRHMYRKTQQLAQEFCEMWNSQCLSKIETRSKWQHPQPNLKMGDVVLIIDENQPRNFWSTGKIVALHFRADSRVRKATVMLATPDLDAKGKPIDNRRVIDRPVQKLILLVSP; this comes from the coding sequence aTGCCTGTAGCTCAGAGCTCGCAAGAAAGCCCTAAAGACTCAACTCAACCATCTAAGCAACATATTGTTGCTCTGGCTAAACAACCCAACCAAATCGGACTACTAAGTATGCTTCTTCCAGTAACGATCTTATCAGGAAATGGACGTGAAATGACAGTCTATTCGTTACTAGACAATGGATCTGACACAACATATATCACAGAAAACGCTGTAGATCAGATAAAGCTGAAATCTTATGGTGAACCAGAAAAGGTTACAATATGTACTTTGGCAGGAGAAGAAACTAGGTACAGAAAGAAGTATAAGTTCTCTATTAAAGGAACTGGACCAGCAGCAGATAGCTCTAGTTTTTCAATTGTTGCGCTAGAGCAGAAAACTATACCTCACAATGAGAACCAAATACCAACTGAAAAGGTACCAAAGTCCATTCCTCATTTGAGTCATATTGCCCACCTCATCTCACCAAAGCTGGACCTTGCTGTAGACATGCTGATTGGACGGGACAATTCTCACCTATTAGCACCCCATGAGTCGATAATTGCAGATGCGTCAGAGCCATTTGCTATGAGAACAGTTTTAGGTTGGACACTATGTGGAGGAGAACCAAGTGCTGATAAGCTCTCATTAAACTGTTTTGCCACACAAAATGACGAGTTTCATGACATAAACAATCAAAGAAATATGTCGCAAAATGACATGACCTTCTTGAAACTACTAGAAAGTGGAACTAAAACAACAGAAGATGGTTCACTTTCATTACCATTACCTTTTACTACTACTCCATACATGCCAAACAACAGGTCTCAAGCCTTGAAAAGACTTAAACAGCTCATCAAAAGATTGCAGGATGATGCCACTCTAAAGAGTGAGTACTGCAAGTTTATGCAGGATATGATAAACAGTGGACACGCAGAACCTGTGCCTGATAGAAGCACACTCGAAGGGCAGAAATGGTATTTACCACATTTCGCTGTATTTCATCCTAAAAAGCAAAGTCTTCGAGCTGTATTTGATGCCAGTGTAAGGTATGGAAACAGAAGTCTCAATGAAGAGCTGCTATCTAGGCCTGACCAAATGAACAGCTTGCCGGAAAAGCAAAGACACACGATCCGAAGTATCCTCAACAGCATGACTCCAAAGTATTCCGGACAACTAACCACAGAAATTTTGCATACAGCCTTCATGGAAATTACAGCAGCTATAAACAACAGGCCTCTCTCAACCATAAGTGCAACAGACACCGAACCAGTTATAACGATCAACCATCTACTGTCGGGCAAATCTCAAAATACTTTACCACCCCCAGGAGAATTCACATCGGATGAGCTGTATGGAAGGCACATGTATAGGAAAACCCAACAGCTAGCACAAGAATTCTGTGAAATGTGGAACAGTCAATGTTTAAGCAAAATAGAAACGAGAAGTAAATGGCAGCATCCGCAGCCAAACCTCAAGATGGGAGATGTTGTTTTGATCATAGACGAAAACCAGCCCAGGAACTTTTGGTCAACTGGAAAGATAGTTGCCTTACATTTCAGAGCTGActcacgagtgagaaaagcgacaGTAATGCTTGCAACACCAGATCTGGACGCTAAGGGAAAACCTATCGACAATAGAAGGGTTATAGATAGACCAGTACAGAAACTGATTCTGCTTGTGTCACCTTAA
- the LOC137402345 gene encoding uncharacterized protein, which yields MADEGNHATNSFESLTEIESAEVQSVSIAASEQSTTHLSSIDVVKQRSYRKPSEKSKQNKVSQLKTEIISVISSKLDSFEKSFSSIDRTDYDALYTYLSHLEKDDGSEIQLLCEEFYTLCNNKTDEQVENLRAIYRSEREENVASLNALLDEIEAKEEEEKALIEQEMERRLEMLEEQRKRQAEARRAFQERLNPTLRRVTSQPLSVELDQSTEVEMPTTIDMQSPSRSLNEQPVLSRSVVKSSPTQHASNRLSQESTPKLTSTSQEYGALERLTNSITEAVKITKRTIVEPTIFYGDPMKFKDWESDFDEFLDAEGITTSARKMRILKKFISGDARRCVEGFLLDDSLNSYTEARKLLQERFGKKVNLARHLKKKLKDWPKIGNRNGQASQQFADFLSHLLSAKRTVSQLNSLDESESNEEMLEKLPDWLKIKWKYQTRKYEKRP from the coding sequence ATGGCTGATGAAGGAAATCATGCCACAAATTCTTTTGAAAGTTTAACTGAAATAGAAAGTGCAGAGGTACAATCCGTAAGCATAGCAGCTAGTGAACAAAGTACAACACATTTGAGCAGTATAGATGTTGTAAAACAACGAAGCTATAGAAAGCcatctgaaaaaagtaaacagaATAAAGTCAGCCAACTAAAAACAGAAATAATCAGTGTGATTAGCTCAAAGCTAGATTCTTTTGAAAAGAGTTTTTCTAGCATAGACAGAACTGATTATGATGCATTGTATACCTATTTGTCTCACCTTGAGAAAGATGATGGTAGTGAAATACAATTGCTTTGTGAAGAATTTTATACTCTGtgtaataataaaacagatgaaCAAGTTGAAAACCTGAGAGCAATTTATCGCAGCGAGCGAGAAGAAAATGTTGCATCATTAAATGCGCTTTTGGATGAGATCGAAGCTAAGGAAGAAGAGGAGAAAGCTTTAATAGAGCAAGAGATGGAGAGACGGCTAGAAATGCTGGAGGAGCAAAGGAAGAGGCAAGCAGAAGCAAGAAGAGCATTTCAAGAACGGTTGAACCCAACACTGAGAAGAGTTACTAGTCAACCACTCAGTGTTGAACTTGACCAATCAACAGAAGTGGAGATGCCAACAACCATTGATATGCAATCTCCTTCTCGAAGTTTAAATGAGCAGCCAGTTCTCTCTAGGTCAGTTGTGAAGTCGTCGCCAACACAACACGCAAGCAATCGCCTCTCACAGGAATCAACACCAAAGCTCACAAGCACGAGTCAGGAGTACGGTGCTCTAGAACGACTAACAAACTCCATCACAGAAGCAGTCAAAATTACAAAACGTACTATAGTTGAACCCACAATCTTCTACGGTGACCCGATGAAGTTTAAAGATTGGGAATCCGATTTTGATGAATTTCTCGACGCAGAAGGCATCACAACAAGTGCTAGAAAGATGCGCATACTCAAGAAGTTTATCAGTGGTGATGCCCGCCGATGTGTTGAAGGGTTTTTGCTGGATGACTCACTAAATTCATATACTGAAGCAAGAAAACTCTTACAAGAACGATTTGGGAAAAAGGTGAACTTAGCTCGTCATCTGAAGAAAAAACTCAAAGATTGGCCTAAAATAGGAAACAGGAATGGTCAAGCATCGCAACAGTTTGCAGACTTTCTCAGTCATCTACTTAGCGCAAAGCGAACAGTCTCACAGTTGAACAGTCTTGATGAATCTGAAAGCAATGAAGAAATGCTCGAGAAGCTGCCTGATTGGTTAAAGATCAAGTGGAAGTACCAAACACGTAAATATGAAAAAAGACCATGA